One stretch of Oceanimonas pelagia DNA includes these proteins:
- a CDS encoding BCCT family transporter — translation MTAKTQHSIHLGSFDKDLPRHPLGPDHVPDTRIDRFTFFSVLFILAAVTLPLVLYPEQGADWVAQAKTWITDTFGVFYLALGVTAVLFVIYISFSDIGNIKLGKPEDEMEFSNGSWAAMMFCGGIGASILYWGIIEWAYYYQGPPFGLEAGSPEAIRWAATYGIFHWGPVAWSIYLIPAIPIAYFAHVRNSPRLKVSQSLAPLFGEKFATSNWGKLVDVFFVFGMIGGGATTLGLASPMVTEGLHELFGVPVNAWSRILVLLGTTALFAYSAWRGLKSGIQFFSNINFYLALAFLAVVLFAGPTGFILNTGLESIGRSLTQMITMMTWTESFGPFAEHGFQETRFPKDWTIFYWAWWLVFAPTVGLFIAKISRGRTIRQMVVGSIFFGSLGCAVFFVVLGNYGLYLQLSGGLDIVAILNQQSPTAAIFAVLNTLPMSWLMIAVFTLLAIIFTATTFDSISYILASVVQREVDGEPHRWNRLFWAFTLCFMPAVLMFLGGLSTLQTASIFAGAPLIVIMAMMMVSIIRAAKYDLHYQPDYSLKTIHIEALPQSAPWEQGETSQAPEGSVLAQQAEYEELRQQQEGQTEDKITPLKV, via the coding sequence ATGACAGCAAAAACGCAACACAGCATCCATTTGGGAAGCTTTGACAAAGATCTGCCCCGGCATCCGCTCGGGCCGGATCATGTTCCCGATACCCGCATTGACCGCTTCACTTTCTTTTCGGTTCTATTCATTCTTGCCGCCGTGACCCTGCCCCTGGTGCTCTATCCCGAGCAGGGCGCCGACTGGGTGGCCCAGGCCAAGACCTGGATCACCGACACCTTTGGCGTATTCTACCTAGCGCTGGGCGTTACCGCGGTGCTGTTCGTGATTTACATTTCGTTTTCGGATATTGGCAACATCAAGCTGGGCAAGCCCGAAGACGAAATGGAATTCTCCAACGGCTCCTGGGCGGCCATGATGTTTTGCGGCGGCATTGGCGCCAGCATCCTGTACTGGGGCATCATTGAGTGGGCCTACTACTATCAGGGCCCGCCCTTTGGCCTGGAAGCCGGCAGCCCCGAGGCCATTCGCTGGGCCGCCACCTACGGCATTTTTCACTGGGGGCCGGTGGCCTGGTCGATTTATCTGATTCCGGCCATTCCCATCGCCTACTTCGCCCACGTGCGCAATTCGCCCCGGCTCAAGGTGAGCCAGAGCCTGGCACCGCTGTTTGGCGAGAAGTTCGCCACCAGCAACTGGGGCAAGCTGGTGGACGTGTTCTTCGTGTTCGGCATGATCGGCGGCGGTGCTACCACCCTGGGGCTGGCTTCGCCCATGGTGACCGAGGGCCTGCACGAACTGTTTGGCGTGCCGGTGAATGCCTGGAGCCGCATTCTGGTGCTGCTCGGCACCACGGCGCTGTTCGCCTACAGCGCCTGGCGCGGCCTGAAAAGCGGCATTCAGTTCTTCTCCAACATCAACTTTTATCTGGCGCTGGCGTTTCTGGCGGTGGTGCTGTTTGCCGGCCCCACCGGCTTTATTCTCAATACCGGGCTGGAAAGCATTGGCCGCTCCCTGACCCAGATGATCACCATGATGACCTGGACCGAGTCGTTCGGCCCCTTTGCCGAGCACGGCTTTCAGGAAACCCGTTTTCCCAAGGACTGGACCATTTTCTACTGGGCCTGGTGGCTGGTGTTTGCGCCCACGGTGGGCCTGTTTATTGCCAAGATCTCCCGCGGCCGCACCATTCGCCAGATGGTGGTGGGCTCGATTTTCTTCGGCTCCCTGGGCTGCGCCGTGTTCTTTGTGGTGCTGGGCAACTATGGCCTGTATCTGCAGCTGTCGGGCGGGCTCGACATTGTGGCCATTCTCAACCAGCAAAGCCCCACGGCGGCGATCTTTGCGGTGCTGAACACCCTGCCCATGAGCTGGCTGATGATCGCCGTGTTCACCCTGCTGGCCATCATCTTTACCGCCACCACCTTTGACTCCATTTCCTACATTCTGGCCTCTGTGGTACAGCGGGAAGTGGACGGCGAGCCCCACCGCTGGAACCGGCTGTTCTGGGCCTTTACCCTGTGCTTTATGCCGGCGGTGCTGATGTTCCTGGGCGGCCTGTCTACCCTGCAGACCGCCTCCATCTTCGCCGGGGCACCGCTCATTGTGATCATGGCCATGATGATGGTATCGATTATTCGGGCCGCCAAGTACGATCTGCACTACCAGCCCGATTACTCCCTGAAAACCATTCATATCGAGGCGCTGCCGCAATCGGCCCCCTGGGAGCAGGGCGAAACCTCGCAGGCGCCGGAAGGCTCGGTGCTGGCTCAGCAGGCCGAATATGAGGAGCTTCGTCAGCAGCAGGAAGGACAGACGGAAGACAAGATCACCCCGCTGAAGGTGTAG
- the recB gene encoding exodeoxyribonuclease V subunit beta has product MSASRPLALTFPLHGSRLIEASAGTGKTFTISALYLRLVLGHGGEHGFARELLPPEILVVTFTEAATQELRDRIRARLVEAAAVFRGEANGDELLITLRDDVDPEQWPGCAHRLDIAAQWMDEAAVSTIHGWCQRMLREHAFDSGSLFTQTLQTDHSELLAEVVRDYWRRQCYPLAGTALDWVMAQWKTPNELLHALRPLLHEPGEAEGELGELLAQSLRERAQALAALKAPWRAWLDEIEGILQGAIAAKQVHGKWLQARRTEGWLAALRAWTDGDDIALPLSEAAVYRLTPEGITEAWKDTAQAPGHPAFDAMQTLPAQLAALAAPLEAPLRHAAAWVRRRFELEKRRRAEMGFDDMLTRLDEALAGENGPRLAEVIRRQFPVALIDEFQDTDPLQYRIFDTIYRVADNSPDSGLFMIGDPKQAIYAFRGADIYTYLSARAATEGRHYSLDTNFRSSRPMVSAVNRLFERAEAHADGAFLFRDGHDNPLPFVPVKARGRGEQWWCEGAPQPALTLWQLDSDDGAPMSGSAYVEQMAARCASHMTHLLNLGGAGRAGFAGECGLAPVQPSDMAVLVRSFREAQAIRTALAARGVRSVYLSDKDSVFASPEAGDLLHWLRACAEPEQDGRLRAALATATLGLSLAELERLNQDERHWEARVMQFRDYRRIWQRQGVLPMVHRLLHDFGLPGRLLRATEGERSLTNLLHLAELMQQAAASLDGEQALIRHLAECMEGERQAADEQVLRLESDDALVRVVTIHKSKGLEYPLVFLPFICSFRESGSRGGPVQLHEHGRKRLVLSPGEQQKARAERERLGEDLRLLYVALTRARHACWLGLANIRVGNARASRLHDSAMGRLLGGGAVLTGSLHDWLGELACEHTALCPAPEVNETPLLSAGATPAAPVWATPARPAAEHWWIASYSALLDRHDAGKRFDDAAPERPEAGKAGDDDLQRPFVPLRPGETPSLHRFPRGPAAGTFLHGLLELALNEGLAGQPEALASQLARRCQLRGMAEWAGPLTDWLQGLLATPLFAHGPALQGLACFQSEMEFWLEVSRVPIAELDALVRRHILPQQDRPALAPGRLNGMLKGFIDLVFEHDGRYYVVDYKSNWLGPSDADYTGTAMAAQILQHRYDLQYVLYVLALHRQLLLRLPGYDYDTHMGGALYAFVRCPGAVFADRPPRELIDTLHGLCGGEHPEETLP; this is encoded by the coding sequence ATGAGCGCATCGCGTCCGCTGGCGCTGACCTTTCCCCTGCATGGCAGCCGGCTGATTGAGGCCAGCGCCGGCACCGGCAAGACCTTCACCATTTCGGCGCTGTATTTGCGCCTGGTGCTGGGCCACGGCGGTGAGCACGGCTTCGCCCGGGAGTTGCTGCCGCCGGAAATTCTGGTGGTCACCTTTACCGAGGCCGCCACCCAGGAGCTGCGGGATCGCATACGCGCCCGGCTGGTGGAGGCGGCGGCGGTGTTTCGCGGCGAGGCCAACGGCGACGAGCTGCTCATTACCCTGCGGGATGACGTTGACCCCGAGCAGTGGCCCGGCTGTGCCCACCGCCTCGACATTGCCGCCCAGTGGATGGACGAGGCGGCGGTGTCCACCATTCACGGCTGGTGTCAGCGCATGCTGCGTGAGCACGCCTTTGACAGCGGCAGTCTGTTTACCCAGACCCTGCAGACCGATCACAGCGAGCTGCTGGCGGAAGTGGTGCGCGACTACTGGCGCCGCCAGTGTTACCCGCTGGCAGGCACGGCCCTCGACTGGGTGATGGCGCAGTGGAAAACCCCGAATGAATTGCTGCACGCCCTGCGGCCGTTGCTGCACGAGCCCGGCGAGGCCGAGGGCGAGCTGGGCGAGCTGCTGGCACAGAGTCTGAGGGAGCGTGCGCAGGCGCTTGCCGCGCTCAAGGCGCCCTGGCGAGCCTGGCTGGATGAGATTGAGGGGATTCTGCAGGGCGCGATCGCGGCGAAACAGGTGCACGGCAAGTGGCTGCAGGCCAGGCGGACCGAGGGCTGGCTGGCCGCTCTGCGCGCCTGGACCGACGGTGACGACATCGCCTTGCCGCTGAGTGAGGCGGCGGTTTACCGGCTGACCCCGGAGGGCATTACGGAAGCCTGGAAAGACACGGCCCAGGCGCCGGGCCACCCCGCCTTTGACGCCATGCAGACCCTGCCCGCGCAGCTGGCGGCTCTGGCCGCGCCGCTGGAGGCGCCCCTGCGTCATGCCGCCGCCTGGGTGCGCCGGCGCTTTGAACTGGAAAAACGCCGCCGGGCCGAAATGGGTTTTGACGACATGCTTACCCGGCTCGATGAGGCGCTGGCGGGAGAGAACGGGCCGCGGCTGGCGGAGGTGATCCGGCGGCAGTTTCCGGTGGCGCTGATCGACGAGTTTCAGGACACGGATCCGCTGCAATACCGTATTTTCGACACCATTTACCGCGTGGCGGACAACAGCCCGGACAGCGGCCTGTTCATGATCGGTGATCCCAAGCAGGCCATTTATGCCTTTCGCGGCGCCGATATTTACACCTATCTGTCGGCCCGGGCCGCCACCGAGGGGCGTCATTACAGTCTGGACACCAACTTTCGCTCGTCCCGGCCCATGGTGTCGGCGGTGAACCGGCTGTTTGAGCGGGCCGAGGCCCATGCCGACGGCGCCTTTCTGTTTCGTGACGGCCACGACAATCCGTTGCCCTTTGTGCCGGTCAAGGCGCGGGGCAGGGGGGAACAGTGGTGGTGCGAGGGCGCACCGCAACCGGCACTGACCCTGTGGCAGCTGGACAGCGACGACGGCGCACCCATGTCCGGCAGTGCCTATGTGGAGCAGATGGCGGCGCGCTGCGCCAGCCATATGACCCATCTGCTCAACCTGGGCGGCGCCGGTCGGGCCGGCTTTGCCGGTGAGTGCGGGCTGGCGCCGGTGCAGCCCAGCGACATGGCGGTTCTGGTGCGCAGCTTTCGCGAGGCCCAGGCCATACGCACCGCGCTGGCGGCCCGGGGCGTGCGCAGCGTGTATCTGTCCGACAAGGACTCGGTGTTCGCCAGTCCCGAGGCCGGCGATCTGCTGCACTGGCTGCGCGCCTGCGCCGAGCCGGAGCAGGATGGCCGGCTGCGGGCGGCGCTGGCCACCGCCACCCTGGGCCTGAGCCTGGCGGAGCTGGAGCGGCTCAATCAGGACGAGCGCCACTGGGAGGCCAGAGTGATGCAGTTTCGCGACTATCGCCGGATCTGGCAGCGCCAGGGGGTGCTGCCCATGGTGCACCGGCTGTTGCACGACTTCGGCCTGCCGGGCCGGCTGTTGCGGGCCACCGAGGGCGAGCGCAGCCTTACCAACCTGCTGCACCTGGCCGAACTGATGCAGCAGGCCGCCGCCAGCCTCGACGGTGAACAGGCGTTGATCCGCCACCTGGCCGAGTGCATGGAAGGGGAGCGCCAGGCCGCCGACGAGCAGGTTCTGCGGCTGGAAAGCGATGACGCCCTGGTGCGGGTGGTGACCATTCACAAGTCCAAGGGGCTGGAATACCCGCTGGTGTTTCTGCCCTTTATCTGCTCGTTCCGGGAAAGCGGCAGCCGGGGCGGCCCGGTGCAGTTGCACGAGCATGGCCGCAAGCGGCTGGTGCTGAGCCCCGGCGAGCAGCAAAAGGCCCGGGCCGAGCGGGAGCGGCTGGGCGAGGATCTGCGTTTGCTTTATGTGGCGCTGACCCGGGCCCGCCACGCCTGCTGGCTGGGGCTGGCGAACATTCGGGTGGGCAATGCCAGGGCCTCGCGCCTGCACGACTCGGCCATGGGCCGGCTGCTGGGGGGCGGGGCCGTGCTGACCGGATCGCTGCATGACTGGCTGGGGGAGCTGGCCTGTGAGCACACCGCCCTGTGCCCGGCGCCCGAGGTGAACGAAACGCCGCTGCTGAGTGCCGGGGCCACCCCGGCGGCGCCGGTGTGGGCCACCCCGGCCCGGCCCGCCGCCGAACACTGGTGGATTGCGTCCTACAGTGCGTTGCTGGACCGGCATGATGCCGGCAAGCGCTTTGACGATGCCGCCCCGGAGCGGCCCGAGGCGGGCAAGGCCGGTGACGACGATCTGCAACGCCCCTTTGTGCCGCTGCGCCCCGGTGAAACCCCCAGCCTGCACCGCTTTCCCCGCGGACCGGCGGCGGGTACCTTTCTGCACGGCCTGCTGGAGCTGGCGCTGAACGAGGGGCTGGCCGGCCAGCCCGAGGCGCTCGCCAGCCAGCTGGCCCGGCGCTGCCAGCTGCGGGGCATGGCGGAGTGGGCCGGGCCGCTGACCGACTGGCTGCAGGGCCTGCTGGCCACGCCCCTGTTTGCGCATGGCCCGGCGCTGCAGGGGCTGGCTTGCTTTCAATCGGAAATGGAGTTCTGGCTGGAGGTGAGCCGGGTGCCCATTGCCGAGCTGGATGCCCTGGTTCGACGCCATATTCTGCCACAGCAGGATCGCCCGGCGCTGGCCCCGGGCCGGCTCAACGGCATGCTCAAGGGCTTTATCGATCTGGTGTTTGAGCATGATGGCCGCTATTACGTGGTGGATTACAAATCGAACTGGCTGGGCCCGAGTGACGCCGATTACACAGGGACGGCCATGGCAGCGCAGATCCTTCAGCACCGTTACGATCTGCAATACGTGCTTTATGTGCTGGCGCTGCATCGTCAGTTGCTGCTGCGCCTGCCCGGTTACGACTACGACACCCACATGGGCGGAGCCCTGTATGCCTTTGTGCGCTGCCCCGGCGCGGTGTTTGCGGATCGGCCGCCCCGTGAACTGATAGACACCCTGCATGGGCTGTGCGGTGGTGAACACCCCGAGGAGACATTGCCATGA
- the recD gene encoding exodeoxyribonuclease V subunit alpha translates to MITPHTPAGELLALLDRWVELGWLRPLDRALAGFFAEQQPEAGAGVLLAAALASHQLGHGHVCLDLAATLAEPDFALSLPPEGEEGLADAWLPSTRLAALTLADWLEALSASELVAAAGEPARPLVLSGERLYLRRYWSYEQGVAKALAARIHDDRPVPDDLPEWLERLFPEPLMLHGERQTDWQKLACALAASSGFTLITGGPGTGKTTTVVRLLALLQGTAAQPLRIRLAAPTGKAAARLTESIGAQVASLPVNDTVRAHIPTEVSTLHRLLGSLPDSRHFRHHAGNPLPLDVLVVDEASMIDLEMMHSLLAALPAHARLLLLGDKDQLASVEAGALLGDLCRHAEQGLYTPERLAWLEAVSGEKVAHPALEAGEPGRHGLAQRILMLRHSRRFAGGSGIGRLAEAVNRQQPAAARAWLDGHQEVATVRLRGEQDRALNRLLCDGRGEAAGYGHYLRRLRDERPAAGTAFDDAAWSEWAGTVLTAFDRFRLLCAVRRGPWGVEGLNERIAGLLHRRGLLEADSGWYEGRPVLVTRNDYGLGLMNGDIGIALRLPEEDGRLVLRVAFPRNDGSGGLRFVLPSRLGDMETVFAMTVHKSQGSEFAHTALILPETLNPVLTKELLYTGITRARHWFTLLEPRAGVFEQAIARRVERRSGLLESLMVP, encoded by the coding sequence ATGATCACCCCCCATACTCCGGCCGGCGAGTTGCTGGCGCTGCTCGATCGCTGGGTGGAGCTGGGCTGGCTGCGCCCCCTGGACCGGGCGCTGGCGGGCTTTTTTGCCGAGCAGCAGCCCGAGGCCGGGGCGGGAGTGCTGCTGGCGGCGGCCCTGGCCAGCCATCAGCTCGGCCATGGCCATGTGTGCCTGGATCTGGCCGCCACCCTGGCCGAGCCCGACTTTGCGTTGTCGTTGCCGCCGGAAGGGGAAGAGGGCCTGGCCGATGCCTGGCTGCCCTCAACCCGGCTGGCGGCCCTGACCCTGGCCGACTGGCTCGAGGCGCTGTCTGCCAGCGAGCTGGTGGCCGCCGCCGGTGAACCGGCCCGGCCGCTGGTACTGAGTGGCGAACGCCTGTATCTGCGTCGTTACTGGAGTTACGAGCAGGGCGTGGCGAAGGCCCTGGCGGCGCGCATTCACGACGACAGACCCGTGCCTGACGATTTGCCCGAGTGGCTGGAGCGGTTGTTCCCCGAGCCGCTGATGCTCCATGGCGAGCGCCAGACCGACTGGCAGAAACTGGCCTGCGCCCTGGCGGCGAGCAGCGGCTTTACCCTGATCACCGGCGGCCCGGGCACCGGCAAGACCACCACAGTGGTGCGCCTGCTGGCGCTGCTGCAGGGCACCGCCGCTCAGCCGCTGCGTATTCGGCTGGCGGCGCCCACCGGCAAGGCGGCGGCCCGGCTGACCGAGTCCATCGGCGCCCAGGTGGCTTCGCTGCCGGTGAATGACACCGTGCGTGCCCATATTCCCACCGAGGTGAGCACCCTGCACCGGCTGCTGGGCAGCCTGCCCGACAGCCGGCATTTTCGCCACCACGCCGGCAATCCGCTGCCGCTCGATGTGCTGGTGGTGGACGAGGCCTCGATGATCGATCTGGAAATGATGCACAGCCTGCTGGCGGCGCTGCCGGCCCATGCCCGGCTGCTGTTGCTGGGCGACAAGGATCAGCTGGCTTCGGTAGAAGCGGGGGCGTTGTTGGGGGATCTGTGCCGTCACGCCGAGCAGGGTTTGTATACCCCCGAGCGCCTGGCCTGGCTGGAAGCGGTCAGCGGCGAGAAGGTGGCGCACCCGGCACTCGAGGCCGGCGAGCCCGGCCGCCACGGTCTGGCCCAGCGCATTCTGATGTTGCGCCATTCCCGCCGTTTCGCCGGCGGATCCGGCATTGGCCGGCTGGCGGAAGCGGTGAACCGCCAGCAGCCTGCAGCCGCCCGGGCATGGCTCGACGGCCATCAGGAGGTGGCCACGGTGCGGCTCAGGGGTGAGCAGGACCGCGCCCTTAACCGCCTGCTGTGTGACGGGCGGGGCGAGGCCGCGGGCTACGGCCATTATTTGCGGCGGTTGCGCGATGAACGGCCCGCCGCCGGCACGGCCTTTGACGACGCGGCCTGGAGCGAGTGGGCGGGCACCGTGCTCACCGCCTTTGACCGGTTCCGGCTGCTGTGTGCGGTGCGCCGAGGCCCCTGGGGGGTGGAAGGCCTGAATGAGCGCATTGCCGGGCTGCTGCACCGGCGCGGCCTGCTGGAAGCCGACAGCGGCTGGTATGAAGGCCGGCCGGTGCTGGTGACCCGCAATGACTACGGCCTGGGGCTGATGAACGGCGACATCGGCATTGCCCTGCGCCTGCCCGAGGAAGACGGCCGGCTGGTGCTGCGGGTGGCCTTTCCCCGCAACGATGGCAGCGGCGGGCTGCGCTTTGTGCTGCCCAGCCGGCTGGGCGACATGGAAACCGTGTTCGCCATGACGGTGCACAAGTCCCAGGGCTCGGAGTTTGCCCACACCGCGCTGATCCTGCCCGAGACACTGAACCCGGTGCTGACCAAGGAGCTGCTCTACACCGGCATTACCCGGGCCCGGCACTGGTTCACCCTGCTGGAGCCCAGGGCCGGCGTGTTTGAGCAGGCCATCGCCCGGCGGGTGGAACGGCGCAGTGGCCTGCTGGAAAGCCTGATGGTGCCATGA
- the recC gene encoding exodeoxyribonuclease V subunit gamma: MHNDNGLGPGLMVVHGNHLEALRELAVTWMRRYPLAPLENEVILVQSNGIAQWLKLALAEHRSGGIAAAVQVELPARFLWQGYRAVLGSHSIPRQSPLDKAPLTWRLMRLLPALVSEPVFAPLARFLQDDGDGRKRYQLAERLADLFDQYQVYRADWLAAWADGNNVMIHGRRGEQPLDEAVLWQPALWRALLADVGEQELAGSRAGVHPRFVAHLRNCEQRPAGLPRRVVVFGISSLPAQTLEALAAMARFSQVLLCVHNPCQHHWGDIVPDQDLLRHQYRRHARKAGQAPGLNAVELHQHAHPLLAAWGKQGRDYINLLDSLDDPDSYRQRFNAIGSRIDLFDDGDTGHLLGQLQDDILNLRPPAESRAHWPPLIREQLSIEFHVAHSAQREVEILHDQLLARFSADATLRPRDIIVMVPDINVYAPHIQAVFGQYERDDDRFIPYTLADQGSRGSEPLLIALEHLLRLPESRLPVSEVLDLLDVAALRRRFGIKEADLPVLRRWIEGAGVRWGLDARRRAGLGLPASLEQNTWRFGLRRMLLGYAVGAGEAWAGIEPYDEIGGLDAAVIGPLVSLLDAIDALHDVLAEPAPAADWSVRLLALLTRFFEPDSEREQALMAGLTDALEQWQELCAGVDLTEPLPLTVVREAWLGAVDQGRLSQRFLAGAVNFCTLMPMRAIPFRRVCLLGMNDGDYPRSVTPLDFDLMAGDYRPGDRSRREDDRYLMLEALLSAREGLYISWVGRSIRDNGERPPSVLVGQLRDHLSGWRLADGGELLDAITTEHPLQPFSRHYFTAGSGFTSYAREWARSECQPVADTALPPWQPDGPVALEQLQQFLRQPVASFFSRRLKVILDETAAAGLDEEPFALDGLERYGIKRELLESAAGAEDTDAALARAAARLQGQGRLPLAGFGERLRAEVQAALPEQLGRYHALCHAWPERLASPLPLALVHHELRLEGWLGGLRRSGERLALIELQPGELQGGNSLRWHRLLRTFVAQTVASACGIELGLYVVGEDLTLHGAPLPQEDAQRIVQGWLEALQAGMTTPLPVAMKTAVAALEQDDDGKALQAARKAYEGDGYHHGGERSESGALARQFPDFDALAADGTFAAWCERLYRPLLEHGPQPLSQETSS; this comes from the coding sequence ATGCATAACGATAATGGCCTCGGCCCCGGCCTGATGGTGGTGCACGGCAACCACCTGGAAGCGCTGCGCGAGCTGGCGGTGACCTGGATGCGGCGCTATCCGCTGGCGCCGCTCGAAAACGAAGTGATACTGGTGCAGAGCAACGGCATTGCCCAGTGGCTCAAGCTGGCGCTGGCCGAGCACCGCAGCGGCGGCATTGCCGCCGCCGTGCAGGTGGAGCTGCCGGCCCGCTTCCTGTGGCAAGGCTACCGGGCCGTGCTGGGCAGCCACAGCATTCCGCGCCAGTCGCCGCTTGACAAGGCGCCGCTCACCTGGCGGCTGATGCGGCTGCTGCCGGCGCTGGTGAGCGAACCGGTGTTTGCCCCCCTTGCGCGCTTTTTGCAGGACGACGGCGATGGCCGCAAGCGCTATCAGCTGGCCGAGCGGCTGGCGGATCTGTTCGATCAGTACCAGGTGTACCGGGCCGACTGGCTGGCGGCCTGGGCGGACGGCAACAACGTGATGATTCACGGTCGCCGGGGCGAGCAGCCGCTGGATGAGGCGGTATTGTGGCAGCCGGCGCTGTGGCGCGCCCTGCTGGCGGATGTGGGCGAGCAGGAGCTGGCCGGCAGCCGCGCCGGGGTGCATCCGCGCTTTGTGGCGCATTTGCGCAATTGCGAACAACGCCCCGCCGGGCTGCCGCGCCGGGTGGTGGTGTTCGGCATTTCCTCGCTGCCGGCACAAACCCTTGAAGCACTGGCGGCCATGGCCCGCTTCAGCCAGGTGCTGCTGTGCGTGCACAACCCCTGCCAGCATCACTGGGGCGATATCGTGCCCGATCAGGACCTGTTACGGCACCAGTACCGCCGCCATGCCCGCAAGGCCGGCCAGGCGCCGGGGCTGAATGCGGTGGAGCTGCACCAGCATGCCCATCCGCTGCTGGCGGCCTGGGGCAAGCAGGGGCGGGATTACATCAACCTGCTCGACAGCCTGGACGATCCCGACAGCTACCGGCAGCGCTTTAACGCCATCGGCAGCCGTATCGATCTGTTTGACGACGGCGACACCGGCCATTTGCTGGGCCAGTTGCAGGACGACATTCTCAACCTGCGACCGCCGGCGGAAAGCCGCGCCCACTGGCCGCCCCTGATCCGGGAACAGCTCAGCATTGAATTTCATGTGGCCCACAGCGCCCAGCGCGAAGTGGAAATTCTGCACGATCAGTTGCTGGCCCGCTTTTCCGCCGATGCGACCCTGCGTCCCCGGGACATCATCGTCATGGTGCCCGACATCAATGTTTACGCCCCCCATATTCAGGCGGTGTTTGGCCAGTATGAGCGTGACGACGACCGTTTCATTCCCTATACCCTGGCGGATCAGGGCAGCCGGGGCAGCGAGCCGCTGCTGATCGCCCTGGAGCATCTGTTGCGCCTGCCCGAGAGCCGGCTGCCGGTGAGCGAGGTGCTGGATTTGCTCGACGTGGCCGCCCTGCGCCGGCGCTTTGGCATTAAAGAGGCGGACTTGCCGGTGCTGCGCCGCTGGATCGAGGGCGCCGGGGTGCGCTGGGGCCTGGATGCCCGCCGCCGGGCCGGACTGGGCCTGCCCGCAAGTCTTGAGCAGAACACCTGGCGTTTTGGCCTGCGGCGCATGTTGCTGGGCTACGCCGTGGGGGCGGGGGAGGCCTGGGCCGGCATTGAGCCCTACGACGAAATCGGCGGCCTGGACGCCGCCGTGATTGGCCCGCTGGTGAGCCTGCTCGATGCCATCGACGCTCTGCACGATGTGCTGGCCGAGCCCGCCCCCGCCGCTGACTGGTCGGTGCGGCTGCTGGCGCTGCTGACGCGGTTTTTTGAACCCGACAGCGAACGGGAACAGGCGCTGATGGCCGGCCTCACCGACGCCCTGGAGCAATGGCAGGAGCTGTGTGCCGGGGTGGATCTGACCGAGCCGCTGCCGCTTACCGTGGTGCGCGAAGCCTGGCTGGGGGCGGTGGATCAGGGCCGGCTCAGCCAGCGCTTTCTGGCCGGGGCGGTGAACTTCTGCACCCTGATGCCGATGCGCGCCATTCCCTTTCGCCGGGTCTGCCTGCTGGGCATGAACGACGGTGACTATCCGCGCAGCGTTACCCCCCTCGATTTTGACCTGATGGCCGGTGACTACCGGCCCGGGGATCGCTCCCGCCGGGAAGACGACCGTTACCTGATGCTGGAAGCCCTGCTCTCGGCCCGGGAAGGACTTTACATCAGCTGGGTGGGGCGCAGCATTCGCGACAACGGCGAGCGGCCGCCCTCGGTGCTGGTGGGCCAGCTCAGGGATCACCTGAGCGGCTGGCGGCTGGCAGACGGCGGCGAGCTGCTCGATGCCATCACCACCGAGCATCCGCTGCAGCCCTTCAGCCGGCATTACTTTACCGCCGGCAGCGGGTTTACCAGTTATGCCCGGGAGTGGGCCCGGAGCGAGTGTCAGCCCGTGGCCGACACCGCGCTGCCGCCCTGGCAGCCCGACGGCCCGGTGGCGCTGGAACAACTGCAGCAGTTTCTGCGCCAGCCGGTGGCCAGCTTTTTTTCCCGCCGGCTGAAGGTCATTCTGGATGAAACCGCTGCCGCCGGGCTGGACGAGGAGCCCTTTGCCCTCGATGGGCTGGAGCGTTATGGGATCAAGCGCGAACTGCTTGAGAGCGCCGCCGGCGCCGAAGACACAGACGCCGCCCTGGCCCGGGCCGCGGCCCGGCTGCAGGGCCAGGGCCGGCTGCCGCTGGCGGGCTTTGGCGAGCGTCTGCGGGCGGAAGTGCAGGCGGCGCTGCCGGAGCAACTGGGTCGTTATCATGCCCTGTGCCATGCCTGGCCCGAGCGGCTCGCATCGCCCTTGCCCCTGGCGCTGGTGCACCACGAGCTGCGTCTGGAAGGCTGGCTGGGTGGCCTGCGCCGAAGCGGTGAGCGGCTGGCGCTGATCGAGCTGCAACCGGGAGAGCTGCAGGGCGGTAACAGCCTGCGCTGGCACCGGCTGCTGCGCACCTTTGTGGCCCAGACGGTGGCCTCCGCCTGCGGCATTGAACTCGGCCTGTATGTGGTCGGGGAAGACCTGACCCTGCACGGCGCACCGCTGCCGCAAGAGGATGCCCAACGCATCGTGCAGGGCTGGCTGGAGGCCCTGCAGGCGGGCATGACGACACCGCTGCCGGTGGCGATGAAAACCGCCGTGGCGGCCCTTGAGCAAGACGACGACGGCAAGGCGTTGCAGGCGGCCCGCAAGGCCTATGAGGGAGATGGCTACCACCATGGGGGGGAGCGCTCGGAGAGCGGCGCCCTGGCGCGCCAGTTTCCCGACTTTGACGCTCTGGCCGCCGATGGCACCTTTGCCGCCTGGTGCGAGCGGCTGTACCGGCCGCTGCTGGAGCATGGTCCGCAACCGCTGTCACAGGAGACTTCATCATGA